In one Pseudomonadota bacterium genomic region, the following are encoded:
- a CDS encoding Eco57I restriction-modification methylase domain-containing protein has product MAIEPLHALDHVRKSFNNTISRTDRSQIGQFLTPTSIARFMSSMFETAVQEVKILDPGAGAGVLFAACVETLISRKNRPFSIDVVAYEADSTILPYLEETMELCKSLCASDGIKFRGIIKNEDFIPAAIGEIREPLFGFPDKRFTHVILNPPYKKINSQTAISRALYSSDIEVANLYAVFVWLSMHLLEPGGQMVAITPRSFCNGPYFKKFRVAFLHMMNLKQIHIFESRKKAFGDDNVLQENIIYHAARGLQKPKSVIISSSEGLDFDKTRILSIPYDQIVHPGDRDMFIHFGVDDVNAGLIEQIKRFTSSLNKLGLSVSTGRVVDFRARDYLRQFPQQETTPLIYPCHFLNGFVNWPVESGKKPNAIVSSSETSDLFVEAGFYVLTKRFSSKEQPRRVMAAIYDPSRINAGFVGFENHLNYFHRQGKGLLPDLAKGLALYLNSTIADQYFRRFSGHTQVNAADLRKMPYPTHEKLLQLGGYVKETMPDQEAIDTIIEKECLNCEQ; this is encoded by the coding sequence ATGGCAATTGAACCCTTGCATGCACTTGACCACGTTCGTAAATCATTCAACAATACAATAAGCAGAACTGACCGCTCTCAAATCGGTCAGTTCCTTACCCCGACCTCGATAGCCCGGTTTATGTCGTCTATGTTTGAAACAGCAGTACAGGAAGTGAAGATTTTGGACCCTGGTGCGGGGGCCGGGGTGCTTTTTGCGGCCTGCGTGGAAACTTTGATTTCGAGAAAGAATCGACCTTTTTCCATCGATGTAGTCGCCTACGAAGCAGATAGTACGATCCTGCCTTATCTGGAAGAGACCATGGAGTTGTGCAAATCGCTATGCGCATCGGATGGTATCAAGTTTCGAGGAATTATAAAGAATGAGGATTTTATCCCGGCTGCCATTGGAGAAATTAGAGAGCCTCTTTTTGGTTTTCCTGATAAGAGATTTACTCATGTCATTCTCAATCCGCCCTATAAGAAAATTAATAGTCAGACTGCTATAAGCAGAGCTCTCTATTCTTCTGATATAGAGGTGGCAAACCTTTATGCTGTTTTCGTTTGGCTGTCAATGCATTTACTGGAACCTGGCGGGCAAATGGTGGCAATAACGCCTCGGAGTTTTTGCAATGGCCCATATTTCAAGAAATTTCGTGTTGCGTTTTTACATATGATGAATCTCAAGCAAATTCACATCTTCGAATCACGCAAGAAAGCGTTTGGCGATGACAATGTGCTGCAAGAAAATATTATCTACCATGCTGCCCGGGGGCTTCAGAAACCTAAGTCTGTTATAATCTCTTCGTCTGAGGGTCTTGATTTTGACAAAACGCGTATTTTGTCAATCCCTTATGACCAGATTGTTCATCCTGGTGATCGGGACATGTTTATTCATTTTGGCGTTGATGATGTCAATGCTGGACTGATAGAGCAAATAAAACGTTTTACTTCGTCGCTTAACAAGCTGGGTTTGAGCGTTTCAACCGGACGTGTCGTCGATTTCAGAGCAAGAGATTACCTAAGACAGTTCCCTCAGCAAGAGACAACTCCACTTATCTATCCCTGCCATTTCCTGAACGGTTTTGTCAACTGGCCCGTTGAATCAGGAAAAAAACCTAATGCCATCGTGTCATCGTCCGAGACGTCCGATCTTTTTGTCGAAGCTGGATTTTATGTTCTCACAAAAAGGTTTTCGTCCAAGGAACAGCCAAGACGAGTCATGGCGGCAATATATGATCCATCAAGAATCAATGCAGGGTTTGTGGGTTTCGAAAACCATTTGAACTACTTCCATAGACAAGGCAAAGGGTTACTACCTGACCTGGCGAAAGGGCTTGCTCTGTACCTGAATTCCACAATTGCTGACCAGTATTTCCGCCGATTCAGCGGACACACCCAGGTTAACGCTGCCGATCTCCGAAAGATGCCTTATCCCACTCATGAAAAGCTTCTGCAACTTGGCGGTTATGTAAAGGAAACAATGCCCGATCAGGAAGCCATTGATACCATCATAGAAAAGGAGTGTTTGAATTGTGAACAATAA
- a CDS encoding YeeE/YedE thiosulfate transporter family protein — MNELVYGLITGIIFGFLLQKARVIRYDKQLGALRLIDMTIVKFMLSTVLVAMVGVYLLKDLGLAKLSVKPTILGGNIVGGLIFGIGWGLFGYCPATSLGALGEGRWDAIWGILGMIAGAALFAEFFPVLKNTVLKWGVYGKITIPEALGINHWIVIVIFVIGGMALFRLFEKKKL; from the coding sequence ATGAATGAACTCGTATATGGTCTTATAACAGGTATTATCTTCGGTTTTCTCCTGCAGAAAGCACGGGTAATCAGATATGACAAACAACTTGGCGCCTTGCGTCTTATTGATATGACGATTGTAAAATTTATGCTTTCCACGGTTCTTGTAGCAATGGTAGGCGTCTATCTCCTGAAAGACCTCGGCTTGGCAAAGCTCTCCGTAAAGCCGACAATTCTTGGGGGAAACATTGTCGGCGGACTTATCTTCGGTATCGGTTGGGGGTTGTTTGGTTATTGTCCGGCTACGTCGCTCGGGGCGCTCGGCGAAGGCAGATGGGATGCAATATGGGGTATACTTGGCATGATTGCCGGCGCAGCGTTGTTTGCCGAATTCTTCCCTGTGCTTAAAAATACTGTTCTGAAATGGGGCGTCTACGGGAAGATTACCATACCGGAAGCGCTGGGCATAAACCACTGGATTGTCATTGTAATATTTGTCATAGGCGGCATGGCGCTTTTCCGGTTGTTTGAGAAGAAGAAGCTATAA
- a CDS encoding YeeE/YedE thiosulfate transporter family protein, producing MEGSQEPKGWNPYIAGILTGLLLVFSVWFTGKYVGASTTFVRSAGFIEKAFNAERVSKMEYFIKEMPKIDWQWMFVVGIFFGSLVASTTSKSFKWQAIPATWEGRFGPGRTKRAITAFIGGGIAMFGARLADGUPSGHGLSGSLQLAISGYISLICFFVGGVIVAGILYGGGGKHE from the coding sequence ATGGAAGGAAGCCAGGAGCCGAAGGGGTGGAACCCTTACATTGCAGGTATTTTAACCGGATTGCTGCTCGTATTCTCTGTTTGGTTTACCGGAAAATATGTGGGCGCTTCAACAACCTTTGTACGTTCGGCAGGATTTATTGAAAAGGCGTTCAATGCAGAACGTGTATCAAAGATGGAATATTTCATAAAGGAGATGCCGAAGATTGACTGGCAGTGGATGTTTGTGGTGGGGATATTCTTTGGCTCCCTCGTTGCCTCAACAACTTCAAAGAGCTTCAAGTGGCAGGCTATACCGGCCACATGGGAGGGCAGGTTCGGACCTGGCAGGACAAAAAGGGCGATTACCGCGTTTATCGGCGGCGGTATCGCCATGTTCGGTGCGCGCCTTGCAGACGGGTGACCGAGCGGTCATGGACTGAGCGGTTCGCTCCAGTTAGCTATAAGCGGGTACATTTCGTTAATATGTTTCTTTGTAGGTGGTGTTATTGTGGCCGGAATATTATACGGGGGAGGTGGCAAACATGAATGA
- a CDS encoding endonuclease Q family protein has product MLSSEISSIYKKNGRTRKVHSILYVPDFIDAEKIRIALSRIGNLNSDGRPILGLDAKELLKIVMDICPDSLFVPAHAWTPHFSVFGAVSGFDSLEECFDELTPHIYAIETGLSSDPSMNWRLSALDRITLISNSDAHSPAKIGREANILDTECSYGAVTDAIRTKKGFLGTIEFFPEEGKYHNDGHRECNINISPRETVAHNYLCPVCKRKVTIGVLHRVNKLADRDNGFKPESALPFYSIIPLPEVLAETFEVGAASKKVNTIYQKLIQELGNEFKILLDSPLDDIGKAGSPLIREAISRMRAGNVRITPGFDGAFGKIKIFDSTERKG; this is encoded by the coding sequence ATGCTCTCCTCCGAGATCAGCTCTATTTATAAAAAAAACGGCCGGACGCGAAAAGTCCACTCCATTTTATATGTGCCTGATTTTATTGATGCAGAAAAAATTCGCATAGCATTGTCAAGAATAGGGAATCTCAATTCAGACGGAAGACCCATATTGGGACTCGATGCAAAGGAACTTCTGAAAATTGTTATGGATATATGTCCTGATAGCCTGTTTGTACCTGCCCACGCCTGGACACCACACTTTTCAGTATTCGGGGCAGTTTCGGGATTCGATTCGCTTGAAGAATGCTTTGATGAACTCACCCCGCATATCTATGCCATTGAAACAGGACTTTCTTCTGACCCGTCCATGAACTGGCGGCTTTCGGCATTAGACAGGATCACACTGATTTCCAACTCTGATGCCCATTCACCTGCCAAAATAGGGAGGGAGGCAAACATCCTTGATACAGAGTGTTCTTATGGTGCTGTAACTGACGCTATAAGAACAAAAAAAGGTTTTCTTGGAACAATAGAATTCTTCCCCGAAGAAGGCAAATACCATAATGACGGACACAGGGAGTGTAACATTAACATCTCGCCAAGAGAGACTGTTGCGCATAATTACCTCTGTCCTGTGTGCAAAAGGAAGGTAACCATAGGAGTCCTGCACAGGGTCAATAAGCTTGCCGACAGGGATAATGGGTTCAAACCAGAGAGCGCATTGCCTTTTTATTCGATAATCCCTCTGCCGGAGGTCCTTGCAGAAACATTTGAAGTGGGCGCAGCCAGCAAGAAAGTAAATACCATATATCAAAAGCTTATACAGGAACTCGGAAATGAATTCAAAATTCTTCTGGATTCTCCGCTCGATGATATTGGAAAGGCAGGTTCGCCCCTTATCAGAGAAGCAATATCCCGTATGCGTGCAGGAAATGTCCGAATCACCCCCGGTTTTGACGGCGCATTCGGAAAAATTAAAATCTTTGACAGCACAGAACGGAAGGGGTAA
- a CDS encoding MATE family efflux transporter encodes MIDIKSLLNRQDIRKFISESWSVGWPMMIIMLFEFLTGLTDIYVAGKISKEIQAAYGFVIQLYFVFIIVGNAMSIGAVAVISRIFTSKNSDRLAESVYSTVIATIALGATLGISGIFLTPVIIGLLHIPTELKPIVIPLGRIYAAGVLFHCLLINTNAILRACKEVRASLRTMAMVCFSNIVLIFFTVFHTGMGFKGIALSTAISVCLGSILNMRYIWPLMTGTKRFSVRIIRTIINISWPSGLLQGLWQINSMVIFLIISKLPEHSVETLAALSAGVRIESAIFLPAMAFNMANAVVVGNLLGEDRKDDAFRGGLVTTLISVVVVSFITVLVLFNAKWIAPHLSNNSIVIAECITYIYISMISEPFMAIWVTLGGALNGAGDTKGMMFIVGLVVWLVRVPLTYILVILLGFGAASVWWTMNLSQFLMALFIFRRYWQKKWLVHQYGYK; translated from the coding sequence ATGATTGATATAAAATCGTTACTCAATCGTCAAGATATACGCAAGTTCATCTCCGAAAGCTGGTCGGTTGGCTGGCCTATGATGATTATCATGCTTTTTGAGTTTTTAACCGGTCTCACAGATATCTATGTGGCCGGTAAAATCAGTAAGGAAATTCAGGCGGCATACGGTTTTGTAATCCAGCTTTACTTTGTGTTCATTATTGTCGGCAATGCAATGAGTATAGGCGCTGTTGCCGTGATTTCACGGATATTTACATCCAAAAACAGTGATCGATTGGCTGAATCTGTATACTCTACGGTTATAGCTACCATTGCCTTAGGTGCTACATTGGGCATATCCGGTATATTTTTAACGCCTGTGATTATCGGTCTATTGCATATCCCTACTGAATTGAAACCTATCGTGATACCGCTCGGGAGGATTTATGCTGCAGGCGTATTGTTTCATTGTCTGCTTATCAACACGAATGCTATACTGCGGGCATGTAAGGAGGTAAGGGCATCACTCAGGACAATGGCAATGGTCTGTTTCTCCAATATTGTACTGATTTTCTTTACTGTATTTCACACTGGTATGGGCTTTAAGGGGATTGCCCTTTCAACGGCAATCAGTGTTTGTCTGGGGAGTATACTCAATATGCGGTATATCTGGCCGTTAATGACAGGTACGAAAAGGTTCTCTGTGAGAATTATAAGAACCATTATCAACATAAGCTGGCCTTCGGGGCTCCTGCAGGGGCTCTGGCAAATAAACTCCATGGTGATTTTCCTGATAATAAGTAAACTGCCCGAACACAGCGTTGAAACCCTTGCAGCACTTTCAGCAGGTGTACGCATTGAGTCAGCAATTTTTCTTCCAGCAATGGCATTCAACATGGCCAACGCGGTAGTTGTGGGCAATCTGCTCGGCGAGGACAGAAAAGACGATGCCTTTAGGGGCGGACTTGTTACAACTTTGATAAGCGTTGTTGTCGTGTCTTTTATAACAGTTCTTGTTCTTTTTAATGCGAAGTGGATAGCGCCTCATTTATCGAATAACAGCATCGTTATTGCCGAATGTATTACTTATATTTATATCAGCATGATAAGCGAGCCCTTTATGGCCATTTGGGTGACGCTCGGCGGCGCATTGAACGGCGCCGGCGATACGAAGGGCATGATGTTTATTGTAGGGCTTGTCGTCTGGCTTGTACGGGTACCTTTGACATATATTTTGGTAATATTGCTCGGTTTTGGCGCTGCCTCAGTCTGGTGGACGATGAACCTCTCGCAGTTCCTGATGGCATTGTTCATCTTCAGGCGATACTGGCAAAAAAAATGGTTAGTACATCAATATGGGTATAAATAA
- a CDS encoding BsuBI/PstI family type II restriction endonuclease translates to MNNKAIGEKAEEKIKEALAILNDLGLPRQQQNERSALTLLSLLYLKPGDNWVNATNPLMGITPMMDFFQEYYGKKYAPNTRETVRRQTVHQFMQATLIVANPDKPSRPTNSPKAVYQIEPSVLKLLRGFGKSGWKGHLQKYLRTVNTLKKLYARERDMRRLPVKLANGQEIRLSPGGQNILVKKIMDDFCPLFTPGSYIIYIGDTQAKWAYFDSDVLTSLGVKIEEHGKMPDVVVHHVEKNWLVLIEAVTSHGPVDPKRRQELKELFAGSSAGLVFVTAFLDRRAMLKYLNDISWETEVWIADSPTHLIHFNGERFLGPYEE, encoded by the coding sequence GTGAACAATAAAGCAATTGGAGAAAAAGCAGAAGAAAAGATCAAGGAAGCCCTCGCAATCTTGAACGATTTGGGTTTACCAAGACAGCAACAGAACGAAAGATCTGCCCTGACCCTTCTATCATTGCTGTACCTCAAGCCCGGCGACAACTGGGTAAATGCAACCAATCCGCTGATGGGTATTACTCCAATGATGGATTTCTTTCAAGAATATTACGGGAAAAAATACGCACCTAATACCCGCGAAACGGTACGGCGCCAAACAGTTCACCAGTTTATGCAAGCAACATTGATTGTCGCTAATCCTGATAAACCCTCAAGGCCGACCAACAGCCCGAAAGCGGTCTATCAGATAGAACCATCCGTGCTAAAACTGCTCCGGGGTTTTGGGAAGTCTGGATGGAAAGGGCATTTACAAAAATATCTCAGGACAGTAAATACACTGAAAAAGCTGTATGCACGCGAAAGAGATATGAGACGACTACCCGTTAAACTGGCGAATGGGCAGGAAATCAGGCTTTCACCTGGCGGCCAGAATATTCTGGTTAAGAAGATCATGGATGATTTTTGCCCTTTGTTCACACCGGGAAGTTACATTATTTATATTGGGGATACTCAGGCAAAATGGGCCTATTTCGATTCAGATGTTTTGACGTCACTGGGTGTTAAGATAGAAGAACACGGGAAGATGCCCGATGTTGTAGTGCATCATGTAGAAAAGAACTGGCTCGTTCTGATTGAAGCTGTAACCAGTCACGGGCCGGTAGACCCAAAGCGCAGGCAGGAACTTAAAGAATTGTTTGCCGGATCATCTGCCGGATTGGTTTTTGTAACTGCATTTCTTGATCGAAGGGCTATGCTCAAATATTTAAATGATATTTCATGGGAAACGGAAGTTTGGATTGCCGATTCCCCAACACATCTAATTCATTTTAACGGTGAACGTTTTCTTGGACCTTATGAAGAGTAA